The genomic window ACATCCTAAATATTTAAGAGCAAAAGATAATTCTGGTGTGGCACGAAGGTCTTCAAACAAAAACACTTCGATATTATTCGCAGAAAACACATCGGCTACAATTTTAGCAAAGGACTGACTGTTGTGCCTACAATCAAACGCAATCACCACTTTTATGGGTTGATTGGGATAGGTTTGATGTAAATAATCACTGAGTCCTTGGGTGTTTTTTCCGAGGGTATATTTATTAATTCGGTTGGTGCCAACGCCCATCACGCCGCGCATACCACCGGTTCCAAATTCTAGATTTTTATAGAAACTATCGTTGAGTTCTTCTGGGTTACTCGTTTGAAGTTGCTGAATTGTTTTCTTTGTAGCATCATCAAAAAAAGGGGATAACCAAGTGGCTAAATTTTCTTGAACTTGTAAATCTGTTTTAGACATGTAAAAAAATATTTTTGCAAATGTAAATATTTGCGAACATTTATGAATTGTTTTAAGCGCTTTTTAAGGATATTTTAAGCATCTGTAGCTTCAGATACAAGATAACGTTCTTTGTTTTGTCGGGATTGGAGGACTATTTCGCCTAAAAATCCTGCTACAAAAAACTGTGTTCCAATCACCATGGTTGTCAAGGCGATGAAAAACTCGGGTCTGTTGGCAATCAAGCGTCCAGAAGGATTTAAGAATAATTTATCAATTCCTAGATAGGTTGCAAATCCCAATCCAATGATAAACATGATGACTCCTAAGAGTCCAAAAAAGTGCATAGGGCGTCTTCCAAACTTGGAAATAAACCAGATGGTAATCAAATCTAAAAATCCATTTATAAATCGTTCCATACCAAATTTTGTTTTTCCGTATTTTCTTGCTTGATGAATGACTACTTTTTCTACGATGTTGGTAAACCCTGCATTGACCGCCAATACGGGGATATAGCGGTGCATTTCTCCATAGACATCAATAGTTTTTACAACGTCCTTACGGTAGGCTTTTAGGCCACAGTTAAAGTCGTGAAGGGACAATCCAGATATTTTTCTGGCCGCCCAATTAAATAATTTTGAAGGCAGATTTTTAGCGAAAAAAGAATCGTAGCGTTTCTTTTTCCAACCACAAACGATGTCGTGATCGTGGTCTTTTATAAGTTGAAAGAGTTCTGGGATTTCATCTGGACTGTCTTGTAAATCCGCATCCATAGTGATGACAACTTCCCCTTTGGCTTTTGCAAACCCGGCGTGCAAGGCTTGAGATTTTCCGAAGTTTTTAGAAAATTTAAGTCCTAAAACTGCTGTGTTTTTGCTGCGTAGTTTTTGGATCACCTCCCAAGAATTGTCGGAACTACCATCGTCTATAAAAAGAATTTCATAAGAAAAATGATTGGATTGCATCACAGACACAATCCAATCATGGAGTTCTTCTAAAGAATCTTGTTCGTTAAGTAGTGGTATAACTACTGATATATTCATTCTAATTACTTTTGAAAGTCAAAAGTAAAGAATTTAAGCCTCTTTATTGTCAGTTTTCTTAACGATTAATGCGACGATCAGTCCAATTAATGAATAAAATGCCAGTCCAAAAACAAAATTCTTGAATTGCATACCTAATGAAAAGTTGTCATTTTTAGCAGCTTCTTCTAAGGCAACTTGCATTGCTTCTTGAGGCATTCCAAAACGTTCCATGGTCTGCTTGGTGACAA from Formosa sp. Hel1_33_131 includes these protein-coding regions:
- a CDS encoding glycosyltransferase family 2 protein, which encodes MNISVVIPLLNEQDSLEELHDWIVSVMQSNHFSYEILFIDDGSSDNSWEVIQKLRSKNTAVLGLKFSKNFGKSQALHAGFAKAKGEVVITMDADLQDSPDEIPELFQLIKDHDHDIVCGWKKKRYDSFFAKNLPSKLFNWAARKISGLSLHDFNCGLKAYRKDVVKTIDVYGEMHRYIPVLAVNAGFTNIVEKVVIHQARKYGKTKFGMERFINGFLDLITIWFISKFGRRPMHFFGLLGVIMFIIGLGFATYLGIDKLFLNPSGRLIANRPEFFIALTTMVIGTQFFVAGFLGEIVLQSRQNKERYLVSEATDA